From Weissella diestrammenae, a single genomic window includes:
- a CDS encoding GntR family transcriptional regulator has translation MVAKYEMIRNQLKEKIVTGDYLVGAKLPTESELMAQFSVSRFTVRRAIADLENDNYVYKVQGGGMFVDDWRSTPIATTSTKLVGMITTHIAHYIFPNIISGVDRAVSKQGYSLLVANTHNQPSRERQALLSMLDNNVAGLIVEPTQSATNQENMDLYERFAALNIPIVFINAIYPGLEHPVVKQNDEIAEEHMVDYLFKKGHRKILGVFQVDDLQGVRRMNGFIHAYQQRPDLALDSATIMYRSSDPINLVQKKVEKYLEANPEITAIVAYNDQLAIQIYDLVREMGLAIPEDISVIGFDDYLLSSYIQPPLTTMTHEKEHMGSDAAKLLLQAINGETVASLNYEPNFVARESVADRTE, from the coding sequence ATGGTTGCAAAATATGAAATGATTCGGAATCAGCTAAAGGAAAAAATTGTCACTGGCGATTATTTGGTTGGCGCAAAATTACCAACAGAATCAGAATTAATGGCTCAGTTCTCAGTTTCTCGATTTACTGTCCGTCGGGCCATTGCTGATCTTGAAAATGATAACTATGTTTATAAAGTTCAAGGTGGCGGTATGTTCGTTGATGATTGGCGGAGTACGCCAATTGCAACAACAAGTACAAAATTAGTTGGCATGATTACCACGCACATTGCCCACTATATTTTTCCAAATATTATCAGTGGTGTTGATCGAGCGGTTTCAAAACAGGGTTATTCACTATTGGTTGCTAATACACACAATCAGCCCAGTCGTGAACGTCAAGCCTTATTATCAATGCTTGATAATAATGTTGCCGGGTTGATTGTTGAGCCGACACAAAGTGCTACGAATCAAGAAAATATGGATTTGTACGAGCGCTTTGCTGCTTTGAACATTCCAATCGTTTTTATTAATGCCATTTATCCAGGCCTAGAACATCCAGTTGTGAAGCAAAACGATGAGATTGCTGAAGAACATATGGTAGATTATTTGTTCAAAAAAGGGCATCGAAAAATACTGGGTGTGTTTCAAGTAGATGATTTGCAAGGTGTCCGTCGGATGAATGGGTTCATCCATGCTTACCAACAGCGCCCAGATTTGGCACTGGATTCAGCGACAATTATGTATCGTTCATCTGATCCGATTAACCTAGTACAAAAGAAAGTTGAAAAATACTTAGAGGCTAATCCTGAAATTACAGCAATTGTGGCTTATAATGATCAATTGGCCATTCAAATTTATGATTTAGTGCGTGAAATGGGGTTAGCGATTCCTGAGGACATTTCTGTGATTGGATTTGATGATTATTTGTTGAGTTCATACATTCAGCCACCACTAACAACGATGACACATGAGAAAGAACATATGGGAAGTGATGCAGCTAAGCTATTGTTGCAAGCTATTAATGGTGAAACAGTTGCTTCGTTGAATTATGAGCCAAACTTTGTTGCCCGAGAGAGCGTTGCTGATCGAACTGAGTAA
- a CDS encoding xylulokinase yields the protein MEKTQIKAEIQAGTTALGIEFGSTNIKAVLVASDYSVIATGSHGWENQLENGIWTYSLDAIWSGLQDAYSNLSGQIKDQYGLTLTKIGSLGIAAMMHGYMPFKADGELLVPFRTWRNALTEEAALQLTHLFNFNIPERWSIAHLYQAVLNQESHVKDIDYITTLSGYVHWMLSGEKVLGIGDASGMFPIDSLSHDYDQDMLDKFNGLKSVQQYHWTLPEILPTIKLAGETAGQLTAAGAKLLDVSGNLQAGAVMAPPEGDAGTGMVATNSVKQRTGNVSAGTSVFAMIVLEKALSKLHTSIDMVTTPDGSAVAMVHANNSSSDINAWAALFNEFANKIGVTLSPNELYGTLFNSVLQADPDTSGLLAYGYYSGENITGMSEGRPVLARMPNSEFTIGNLMRTNLYSAFGALKIGLDILKAENVATDSIVAQGGIFKTPLVGQKMLAAAMESPVTVMKTASEGGPWGMAILAEFAASESGLTLADFLEQKVFMDQERSTVAPDARDVAGFNNFMVRYKAGLPIEAHAVATLKY from the coding sequence ATGGAAAAAACACAAATAAAAGCAGAAATCCAAGCAGGGACGACTGCTTTGGGGATTGAGTTTGGCTCAACAAATATCAAAGCAGTCCTTGTTGCAAGCGATTATAGCGTCATTGCAACGGGTAGCCATGGTTGGGAGAACCAACTTGAGAATGGTATTTGGACTTATTCATTAGATGCTATTTGGTCAGGTTTGCAAGATGCTTACAGTAATTTATCTGGACAAATAAAGGACCAGTATGGTCTGACGTTGACTAAGATTGGATCATTAGGGATTGCCGCGATGATGCATGGTTATATGCCATTCAAAGCCGATGGTGAATTATTAGTACCTTTTCGGACTTGGCGTAATGCGTTAACCGAAGAAGCAGCCTTGCAGTTAACACATTTGTTTAATTTTAATATTCCTGAGCGTTGGAGTATTGCACACTTGTACCAAGCTGTTTTGAACCAAGAAAGTCATGTTAAAGATATTGACTATATCACAACATTATCGGGTTACGTTCATTGGATGTTATCTGGTGAAAAGGTATTGGGTATAGGTGATGCGTCGGGCATGTTCCCAATTGATTCTTTGAGTCATGATTATGATCAAGATATGCTTGATAAATTTAATGGCTTGAAATCAGTTCAACAATACCACTGGACGTTACCTGAGATTTTACCAACCATTAAATTAGCAGGTGAGACTGCCGGCCAATTGACAGCTGCAGGAGCTAAATTATTGGACGTTAGTGGTAATTTGCAGGCCGGAGCAGTGATGGCACCGCCTGAAGGTGATGCTGGCACAGGTATGGTTGCTACAAACTCAGTGAAGCAACGTACCGGGAATGTCTCGGCTGGGACATCGGTCTTTGCCATGATTGTTTTGGAAAAAGCGTTATCAAAACTTCATACCAGTATTGATATGGTGACAACTCCCGATGGTTCTGCTGTTGCGATGGTGCATGCTAATAACTCGAGTTCTGATATCAATGCATGGGCAGCGTTATTCAATGAGTTTGCTAATAAAATTGGTGTCACATTATCGCCAAATGAATTATATGGCACATTGTTCAATAGTGTGTTACAAGCTGACCCAGACACATCGGGCCTCCTAGCCTATGGTTATTATTCCGGTGAGAATATCACCGGAATGAGTGAAGGTCGCCCAGTTTTGGCAAGAATGCCAAATAGTGAATTTACGATTGGTAATTTGATGCGGACGAACCTTTACTCAGCATTCGGTGCCCTAAAAATTGGGTTGGATATTTTGAAGGCTGAGAATGTGGCAACTGATTCGATTGTTGCACAGGGTGGAATTTTCAAAACACCACTTGTTGGGCAAAAAATGTTAGCGGCTGCGATGGAATCACCTGTGACAGTTATGAAGACTGCAAGTGAGGGTGGCCCATGGGGAATGGCAATTCTAGCTGAATTTGCTGCTTCAGAATCCGGCTTAACGTTGGCAGATTTCCTAGAGCAAAAGGTATTTATGGATCAAGAACGTTCAACAGTTGCACCGGATGCACGTGATGTTGCCGGATTTAATAATTTCATGGTGCGTTACAAAGCCGGACTTCCGATTGAAGCACATGCTGTCGCTACATTGAAATACTAA
- a CDS encoding L-ribulose-5-phosphate 4-epimerase produces the protein MLEEMKQRVYDANMLLPKYDLVTFTWGNVSEIDREKGLFVIKPSGVDYDQLRPEDMVVVDLKGNVVEGDLNPSSDTPTHMYLYNAFPAIGGVVHTHSPWAVSFAQAGLDLPAFGTTHADTFYGNVPAASALTEKEVTSAYELNTGVVIAREFAKRGLDPMAVPAVLVRQHGPFTWGKDAHDAVHNAKVLEVVAEMDYHSLQLNPHANLQLPQYLLDKHYYRKHGANAYYGQGN, from the coding sequence GTGCTTGAAGAAATGAAGCAACGCGTCTATGACGCCAATATGCTTTTACCAAAATATGACTTGGTCACATTTACGTGGGGCAATGTCAGCGAAATTGATCGTGAAAAAGGATTATTTGTGATTAAACCATCAGGCGTTGATTATGATCAATTACGGCCTGAAGATATGGTCGTCGTTGATTTGAAGGGGAATGTCGTTGAGGGTGATTTGAATCCAAGTAGTGATACACCAACCCACATGTATTTATATAACGCATTTCCGGCAATTGGAGGTGTGGTGCATACGCATTCACCTTGGGCCGTTTCATTTGCACAAGCTGGGCTTGATTTACCAGCATTTGGGACGACACATGCTGATACATTTTATGGCAACGTACCGGCAGCGTCTGCACTAACAGAAAAAGAGGTCACATCGGCATATGAACTCAATACGGGTGTAGTTATTGCCCGTGAGTTTGCTAAACGAGGACTCGACCCAATGGCTGTACCAGCAGTCTTGGTTCGACAACACGGACCATTTACTTGGGGTAAGGACGCACATGATGCGGTTCATAATGCCAAAGTATTGGAGGTAGTTGCTGAAATGGATTACCACTCATTACAGTTAAATCCACATGCAAATTTGCAACTACCACAATATTTATTAGACAAACATTATTACCGCAAACATGGAGCCAATGCCTATTATGGCCAAGGTAACTAA
- the araA gene encoding L-arabinose isomerase, with translation MLETSNYKFWFVTGSQFLYGPEVLKQVEADSKKLVDALNASGNLPYPVEFKTVGVTAENITETMKEANYHDEVAGVITWAHTFSPAKNWIRGTQLLTKPLLHFATQMLNKIPYDSIDFDYMNLNQSAHGDREYAFINARLGIKNKIVFGHYEDAAVQKQIGKWMDVAVGYNESFKIKIVSFADKMRNVAVTDGDKVEAQIKLGWTVDYWGVADLVAYVNAVSDADVDQLYVDLQSKYDYVQGQNSAEKFEHNVKYQLREYLAIKQFMDDKGYTGFTTNFEDLAGLEQLPGLAAQMLMADGYGFAGEGDWKTAALTRLLKIVSHNQGTVFMEDYTLDLRPGHEAILGSHMLEVDPTIASDKPRVEVHPLDIGGKDDPARLVFTGQTGEAVDVTLADYGDEFKLMSYDVIGNKPEAETPFLPVAKQLWTPKSGLKAGAEGWMTVGGGHHTTLSFSVDAEQLTDLSRMFDLTYVDIK, from the coding sequence ATGTTAGAAACATCAAATTACAAGTTTTGGTTTGTTACTGGGTCACAATTTTTGTACGGACCTGAGGTTTTAAAGCAAGTTGAAGCTGATTCAAAAAAGTTAGTGGACGCTCTGAATGCATCTGGTAATTTGCCTTACCCAGTTGAATTTAAGACCGTTGGGGTGACAGCAGAAAATATTACTGAGACCATGAAAGAAGCAAATTATCACGATGAGGTTGCTGGTGTCATTACTTGGGCCCACACATTCTCACCTGCTAAAAATTGGATTCGTGGGACACAACTATTAACAAAGCCTTTGCTACATTTCGCTACGCAAATGTTGAATAAGATTCCTTATGATTCAATTGACTTTGACTATATGAATTTGAATCAATCTGCCCACGGTGATCGTGAATATGCTTTCATCAACGCGCGTTTGGGTATTAAAAATAAAATTGTCTTTGGACATTATGAAGACGCAGCGGTTCAAAAACAAATTGGTAAGTGGATGGACGTCGCTGTTGGTTATAATGAATCATTTAAAATTAAGATTGTTTCATTTGCTGACAAGATGCGTAATGTTGCCGTTACAGACGGGGATAAAGTTGAAGCTCAAATTAAATTAGGTTGGACAGTTGATTACTGGGGTGTTGCTGACCTTGTCGCATACGTTAATGCTGTATCTGATGCAGATGTTGATCAATTATATGTTGACTTACAGAGCAAGTATGATTATGTTCAGGGACAAAATTCAGCTGAAAAGTTTGAGCATAACGTCAAGTATCAATTGCGTGAATATTTGGCAATTAAGCAATTTATGGACGATAAGGGTTACACAGGCTTTACAACAAACTTTGAAGATTTGGCCGGATTAGAGCAATTGCCTGGCCTTGCCGCACAAATGTTGATGGCTGATGGTTATGGCTTTGCGGGTGAAGGTGACTGGAAGACTGCAGCCTTGACGCGTTTGTTAAAGATTGTGTCTCATAATCAAGGTACCGTCTTTATGGAAGACTATACGCTTGATCTACGTCCTGGACATGAGGCCATTCTTGGTTCACACATGTTAGAAGTTGACCCAACCATTGCTAGTGATAAGCCACGAGTTGAAGTTCACCCATTGGATATTGGTGGTAAAGATGACCCTGCACGACTTGTCTTTACCGGTCAAACTGGTGAAGCAGTTGATGTGACATTAGCAGACTACGGTGATGAATTTAAGTTGATGAGCTATGATGTTATCGGAAATAAGCCGGAGGCAGAAACACCATTCTTGCCAGTCGCAAAGCAATTATGGACACCAAAGTCTGGTTTGAAGGCGGGTGCTGAAGGCTGGATGACAGTTGGTGGTGGTCATCATACAACATTGAGTTTTAGTGTTGATGCAGAGCAATTAACAGATTTGAGTCGGATGTTTGACTTGACATACGTAGACATTAAATAG
- a CDS encoding sugar porter family MFS transporter — protein MTERETKRIPSGFIYFFGAFGGILFGYDIGVMTGALPFLQHDWALHDASIVGWITSSLMLGAIVGGVLAGQLSDKWGRRKMILAASFVFALGAIMAGFSPNKAVAWLLIARVLLGLAVGAASALVPSYMSEMAPARLRGRLSGLNQLMIVSGMLLSYIIDFLLKGLPHGIAWRLMLGLAAVPAIILFLGVLRLPESPRFLVKSKQIDAARQVLSYIRSTDEIEPELEEIQAMATQEANAQSNVTLATLFSSKYRYLVTAGIGVAAFQQFMGANAIFYYIPLIVEKATGQAASDALLWPIVQGVILVLGAILYMVIAEKFKRRTLLMVGGTAMALSFLMPAVLNMIVGANHFPPMMIVVFLSIFVAFYSFTWAPLTWVLVGEVFPLAIRGRASGLASSFNWIGSFLVGLLFPIMTASMAQDAVFAIFGVISIIAVLFVRFCVPETHGRTLEEIEQEGANR, from the coding sequence ATGACTGAGCGGGAAACAAAACGAATCCCAAGTGGGTTCATCTATTTCTTTGGCGCATTTGGTGGTATTTTGTTTGGGTATGACATTGGTGTCATGACGGGTGCGTTACCATTCCTACAACACGATTGGGCATTACATGATGCTTCAATTGTCGGTTGGATTACGTCATCATTGATGTTGGGGGCAATTGTTGGTGGTGTCTTGGCCGGTCAGTTGTCAGATAAGTGGGGCCGACGGAAAATGATTTTGGCTGCTTCATTTGTCTTTGCATTAGGCGCAATTATGGCTGGTTTCTCACCCAATAAGGCGGTTGCATGGTTGCTAATTGCTCGAGTGTTACTAGGGTTAGCAGTTGGTGCAGCTTCAGCATTAGTACCTTCATATATGTCTGAGATGGCGCCCGCTCGGCTACGTGGTCGCTTGTCTGGCTTAAATCAGTTGATGATTGTTTCAGGTATGTTATTGTCATATATTATTGATTTTCTGCTAAAAGGATTACCTCATGGGATCGCATGGCGTTTGATGCTTGGTTTAGCAGCTGTACCAGCGATTATTCTGTTCTTAGGTGTTTTACGTTTACCAGAATCACCTCGATTCTTGGTGAAGTCAAAACAAATTGATGCTGCACGTCAAGTGTTGTCGTACATCCGATCAACAGATGAAATTGAGCCTGAATTAGAAGAAATTCAAGCAATGGCAACACAAGAAGCCAATGCACAATCAAACGTGACACTGGCAACCTTATTCTCAAGTAAATATCGTTATTTGGTCACCGCCGGAATTGGTGTTGCGGCTTTCCAACAGTTTATGGGTGCCAATGCGATTTTCTACTATATTCCATTAATTGTTGAAAAGGCAACCGGTCAAGCGGCTTCAGACGCATTACTTTGGCCAATTGTGCAAGGTGTTATTCTTGTCCTTGGTGCGATCTTATACATGGTGATTGCAGAAAAGTTCAAGCGTCGAACATTGTTAATGGTTGGTGGAACAGCGATGGCTTTGTCGTTCTTAATGCCAGCGGTATTAAATATGATAGTTGGGGCTAACCATTTCCCACCAATGATGATTGTTGTATTCTTGTCAATCTTTGTGGCGTTCTACTCATTTACTTGGGCGCCATTGACATGGGTGTTGGTTGGTGAAGTCTTCCCACTCGCAATTCGTGGCCGCGCTTCCGGATTGGCCTCATCATTTAATTGGATTGGTTCATTCTTGGTTGGTTTATTATTCCCAATCATGACCGCCAGCATGGCACAGGACGCAGTCTTTGCAATCTTTGGGGTGATTTCAATCATTGCCGTTCTCTTTGTTCGTTTCTGTGTGCCTGAAACACATGGTCGGACATTAGAGGAAATTGAGCAAGAAGGCGCTAATCGGTAA
- a CDS encoding aldo/keto reductase, which produces MLTAEDFYQLADGNQMPKLGLGMYKVTDESTIQTLVAGAYQAGYRLFDTAQMYQNEAMMGRAFQNAGLARQSIFVTTKIAEENQGYDATLRSLESSLKALQMDYVDLLLVHWPLHQHFFDTWRAFERAKAEGMVRSIGVSNYGQIHLQYLATQANEMPVVNQIEVHPYLGQKAIQAYHQENQIVTQAWAPLGRGGELNDPLVQRLATQYGKSPAQIVIRWHLQNGTALIPKSSQVERVQANIDVFDFELAPEDVNALYGLERYTRISQEPELVYERGAQYPH; this is translated from the coding sequence ATGTTAACAGCTGAAGATTTTTATCAGTTAGCAGATGGTAATCAGATGCCAAAACTTGGACTTGGTATGTATAAAGTAACAGACGAATCAACGATTCAAACACTTGTTGCTGGTGCTTACCAGGCTGGCTACCGTTTATTTGATACGGCTCAAATGTATCAAAATGAAGCAATGATGGGACGTGCCTTTCAAAACGCTGGTTTAGCACGTCAATCAATTTTTGTGACAACAAAAATTGCTGAGGAGAACCAAGGTTATGATGCAACCCTACGTTCATTAGAATCATCGTTAAAAGCCTTACAGATGGATTATGTGGATTTATTACTTGTTCATTGGCCTTTGCATCAACATTTTTTTGACACTTGGCGCGCATTTGAACGAGCCAAAGCTGAAGGTATGGTTCGGTCGATTGGGGTCTCGAATTATGGACAAATCCATTTGCAATACTTAGCAACTCAGGCCAATGAAATGCCAGTTGTTAATCAAATTGAAGTTCATCCATATCTTGGGCAAAAAGCGATTCAAGCATATCATCAAGAAAACCAAATTGTGACGCAGGCATGGGCGCCACTAGGTCGTGGTGGTGAATTAAATGATCCTTTGGTTCAACGTTTGGCCACACAATACGGAAAAAGTCCGGCGCAAATTGTGATTCGGTGGCATTTACAAAATGGGACGGCTTTGATTCCAAAGTCAAGTCAAGTCGAGCGCGTGCAGGCTAATATTGACGTGTTTGATTTTGAATTGGCACCCGAGGATGTCAATGCGCTTTATGGTTTGGAACGTTATACACGTATCAGTCAGGAACCAGAGTTGGTTTATGAGCGCGGCGCCCAGTATCCACATTAA
- a CDS encoding aspartate kinase gives MKVVKFGGTSLANGAQLEKVIRIMQADSSRQVMVVSAPGKRFSNDQKVTDLMLSFAKIVLAGAEDSHIIQTIVNRYLEIAHYFKIETTELKLTLNKKLIALKQQHYPNFDYLYAAFIGHGEYLNAMVITQILNHIGCHARFMSPKALGLQTTGSPLAATLDPRSYQQMAWLTLDPQEIIVVPGFFAYDDQGYMTTFKRGGSDITGAILSHGLKPTLYENFTDVSSIFIASPKIVSHPMPINHLTYREMRELAYAGFSVLSDEAIVPVIQDSIPIQIKNTNAPDADGTLIVPQRTNDLSLLPITGIASDTRFAALYTHRYLLNSEIGFTLKLLNILYRHHISYEHMPTGIDDLSIIFDKQLSSPAQFAAMRADIARELHPDILEWYDDYAVIMVVGEGMANNPHIINDILTPLSQNNIKISMINQGASRISVMLGLPVNQAQLAVQTIYYHFFGQ, from the coding sequence ATGAAAGTAGTGAAATTTGGCGGTACTTCTTTAGCAAACGGGGCACAGTTAGAAAAAGTAATCCGTATTATGCAGGCTGACTCATCACGGCAAGTCATGGTAGTGTCGGCTCCTGGTAAACGTTTTTCAAATGATCAAAAAGTGACCGATTTAATGCTCTCATTTGCAAAAATTGTGCTCGCGGGTGCAGAAGATTCTCATATAATTCAAACAATCGTCAACCGTTACTTAGAAATTGCTCATTATTTCAAAATAGAGACAACCGAATTGAAACTAACACTCAATAAAAAATTAATCGCTCTCAAACAGCAACATTATCCTAATTTTGATTATTTATATGCAGCATTCATCGGTCATGGTGAATATTTAAACGCAATGGTCATCACTCAAATCCTCAATCATATCGGTTGCCACGCCCGCTTCATGTCTCCAAAAGCACTGGGGCTACAAACAACCGGTAGCCCTTTAGCTGCCACCTTAGATCCACGCTCATATCAGCAAATGGCATGGTTGACGCTTGATCCTCAAGAAATTATCGTTGTACCTGGTTTTTTTGCTTATGATGATCAAGGCTATATGACGACATTTAAACGTGGTGGTTCTGATATTACCGGTGCCATTTTATCCCACGGACTAAAACCAACCCTTTACGAAAATTTTACAGATGTCTCCTCAATTTTTATTGCCAGTCCAAAAATCGTGTCACACCCAATGCCAATCAATCATCTGACTTATCGGGAAATGCGCGAATTAGCCTACGCAGGTTTTTCGGTTTTAAGTGATGAAGCCATTGTGCCAGTGATTCAAGATAGTATTCCCATTCAAATTAAAAACACCAACGCACCCGATGCCGATGGCACCCTCATTGTGCCTCAACGAACCAATGATTTATCACTTCTTCCCATCACTGGCATCGCAAGCGATACCAGATTCGCCGCACTCTACACTCATCGCTATTTACTGAATTCAGAAATCGGCTTCACCTTAAAACTACTCAACATTCTCTATCGTCATCATATTTCTTACGAACATATGCCTACCGGGATTGATGATTTATCAATTATCTTTGATAAGCAACTTTCTTCACCCGCACAATTTGCCGCAATGCGTGCTGACATTGCACGGGAACTACACCCTGATATTCTTGAATGGTATGACGATTATGCCGTCATCATGGTTGTTGGTGAAGGTATGGCTAACAATCCACATATTATCAATGACATTTTGACCCCCCTCAGCCAGAACAACATCAAAATTAGTATGATCAATCAGGGTGCCTCTCGTATATCAGTCATGCTAGGCTTACCCGTAAATCAAGCACAGCTCGCAGTGCAAACTATTTATTATCATTTTTTTGGTCAATAA
- the alr gene encoding alanine racemase, with translation MVVANTRPTRLKISQQAILHNIQAVRNQTQAKQIFLAVKANAYGLGLLEMAKGAVASGIDGLCVAVLDEALALRAAGINVPILVMGIVPVQYAVEMAKQHIMATVSDVSWLVAAQKLLNGDGPLLVNIAVDTGMGRIGFRSRAELIQAIELIHSAPEQLTYQAIMTHFSDADVADDQYFKQQLQVWHALTDSIEMPPMVHLANSGAAIYHTHELSTEMVRVGSVIYGLEPSRGEIKAYDYLQPVLTLESELVFCKQMPEGAGISYGHRYLTKAGDWIGTVPIGYGDGLNPGLSGYSVLVNGVEAKIVGQIAMDQLMILLPKDMPIGSTVTFIGKNGDLERTIEDMALYTDIDPWYLTTAFQARLTRQLVE, from the coding sequence ATGGTAGTTGCAAATACACGGCCGACACGCTTGAAAATTTCACAGCAGGCAATTTTGCATAATATACAGGCTGTGCGGAATCAAACGCAAGCCAAACAAATCTTTTTAGCAGTTAAGGCAAATGCTTATGGCTTGGGTCTGTTAGAGATGGCCAAAGGTGCGGTTGCAAGTGGGATTGATGGGTTGTGTGTAGCCGTATTAGATGAAGCGTTGGCATTACGGGCAGCAGGGATTAATGTCCCTATCCTTGTTATGGGGATTGTGCCAGTTCAATATGCCGTTGAAATGGCAAAACAACACATTATGGCCACGGTGAGTGATGTGAGTTGGCTAGTTGCGGCACAAAAATTATTAAATGGTGATGGGCCATTGTTAGTGAACATTGCAGTTGATACTGGTATGGGTCGGATTGGTTTTCGTTCAAGAGCTGAATTGATTCAAGCGATTGAATTGATTCATTCAGCACCAGAACAATTGACATATCAGGCAATTATGACTCATTTTTCGGATGCTGACGTTGCCGATGATCAATATTTCAAACAACAACTACAGGTTTGGCATGCATTGACTGATTCAATTGAAATGCCACCCATGGTCCATTTAGCTAATTCTGGTGCGGCAATCTATCATACACATGAATTGTCGACTGAAATGGTCCGAGTGGGTTCAGTGATTTATGGGTTAGAGCCCTCACGTGGTGAAATTAAGGCGTACGATTATTTGCAACCAGTTTTAACTTTAGAAAGCGAGCTTGTTTTTTGTAAACAAATGCCTGAAGGAGCAGGTATTTCGTATGGTCATCGGTATCTAACAAAGGCTGGTGATTGGATTGGCACGGTGCCGATTGGGTATGGTGATGGTCTTAATCCTGGCTTAAGTGGTTATTCGGTTTTAGTAAACGGTGTTGAGGCAAAAATTGTTGGTCAAATTGCAATGGATCAGTTAATGATTTTATTACCGAAAGATATGCCGATTGGATCGACAGTGACATTTATTGGTAAAAATGGTGATTTGGAACGGACGATTGAAGATATGGCCTTGTATACTGACATTGATCCTTGGTACTTAACAACGGCTTTTCAGGCACGCTTAACACGCCAGCTTGTAGAATAG
- the lysA gene encoding diaminopimelate decarboxylase — translation MQQTFDVDDTGELVIGGLRATDLAAQYQTPLYVYDVSKIRQAMRDFKQIFIEKDVDAVVSYASKAFATTAIYEIAKSEGIHLDVVSGGEIVTAQNAGFPLANVSFNGNNKSLAELRLALDAGVGTIIVDNYHELEMLMTELTAREQKQNILLRITPGIEAHTHEYIQTGQTDSKFGFDVDSGQAQAAYQAASRHPYINVLGIHAHIGSQIFEVNGFVALATRLVEITQSWSFVPQVINTGGGFGIRYTDEDSPRPMSEMLSAIIETIKTTTAELDMPMPQIWIEPGRAIVGEAGITLYEVGARKDIEGLRSYLSVNGGMGDNIRPALYAAKYEAILAKQPLAPLQQTVRIAGKYCESGDILVASQVLPETHSGDIIAMLATGAYGYSMASNYNRQPIPAVVFVENGRAQLVVERQDAADLLRYDHHYQ, via the coding sequence ATGCAACAAACTTTTGATGTTGATGATACGGGCGAATTGGTGATTGGTGGGTTACGCGCAACAGACTTAGCAGCACAGTATCAAACGCCATTATATGTTTATGATGTGTCAAAGATACGACAAGCCATGCGTGATTTTAAACAAATTTTCATTGAAAAAGATGTTGATGCAGTTGTGAGTTATGCGTCAAAAGCTTTCGCCACGACGGCCATTTATGAAATTGCGAAATCTGAGGGCATCCACCTTGATGTGGTTTCTGGTGGGGAAATCGTGACTGCACAAAATGCCGGTTTTCCATTGGCAAATGTGTCATTTAATGGTAATAATAAATCGCTGGCTGAATTACGCTTGGCCCTTGATGCTGGGGTTGGCACAATTATTGTGGATAATTATCATGAACTGGAAATGTTAATGACTGAGTTAACAGCGCGTGAACAAAAACAGAATATTTTGTTGCGAATTACGCCTGGTATTGAAGCTCATACACATGAATATATTCAAACGGGTCAAACTGATTCGAAATTTGGATTTGATGTTGATAGTGGTCAAGCGCAAGCTGCTTATCAGGCGGCAAGTCGACATCCCTATATCAATGTCTTAGGTATTCATGCGCATATTGGTTCACAAATTTTTGAAGTTAATGGCTTTGTTGCACTTGCTACACGTTTGGTTGAGATTACGCAAAGTTGGTCATTTGTACCTCAGGTGATTAATACTGGTGGTGGTTTTGGCATTCGATATACTGATGAGGATTCGCCACGACCAATGAGCGAAATGTTGTCAGCAATTATTGAAACGATTAAAACTACGACGGCCGAGTTGGACATGCCAATGCCACAGATTTGGATTGAACCGGGGCGAGCGATTGTGGGTGAAGCAGGAATAACCTTGTATGAAGTTGGTGCCAGAAAAGATATTGAAGGGCTACGGTCGTATCTATCTGTCAATGGTGGTATGGGGGACAATATCCGACCGGCATTATATGCGGCAAAATATGAAGCGATTTTGGCAAAGCAACCATTGGCACCACTTCAACAAACGGTTCGGATTGCCGGAAAGTACTGTGAGTCAGGTGATATTTTAGTGGCATCTCAAGTACTTCCTGAAACGCATTCAGGGGATATTATCGCCATGCTTGCCACGGGTGCGTATGGCTATTCAATGGCATCAAATTACAATCGTCAGCCGATACCTGCTGTAGTCTTTGTCGAGAATGGTCGGGCACAGTTGGTGGTTGAACGACAAGATGCTGCTGATTTACTTCGCTATGATCATCATTATCAATAG